In the genome of Deltaproteobacteria bacterium, one region contains:
- a CDS encoding citrate synthase yields MTDTAKLIVGDREYELPILEGTEGERALDIRKLRAETGLITLDNGYVNTGSTTSAITFLDGERGILRYRGIPIEELAEKSTFVETAYLLIYGELPTRDQLARFSRLLTYHSMIHEDMRHFFDGFPSTGHPMASLSAMLCSLSAYYPDCLDPTGDPDMHISRALSKVRTIAAFAYKKSIGQPIMYPRNELSYCANFLHMMFAVPAEPYEPDPDHVAALNTLLILHADHEQNCSTSTVRLVGSSNANLYASISAGVLALWGPLHGGANQAVIEMLRELHDSGTDYRTFMEDIKSGRGGRRLMGFGHRVYKSYDPRAKILKAMADRLLARKGINDPLLDVAQGIEQVALEDDYFIERKLYPNVDFYSGILYRALGIPESMFTVMFAIGRLPGWIAQWKEMMDDPKRKIGRPRQLYIGPTKRSYVPIDQRG; encoded by the coding sequence ATGACCGACACTGCAAAGCTCATCGTGGGCGACCGCGAATACGAACTGCCGATTCTCGAGGGGACGGAGGGCGAGCGCGCGCTCGACATTCGCAAGCTACGCGCCGAGACCGGACTCATCACGCTCGACAACGGCTACGTCAACACCGGATCGACGACGAGCGCGATCACATTCCTCGACGGGGAACGGGGAATCTTGCGCTACCGCGGGATCCCGATCGAAGAACTCGCGGAAAAGTCGACCTTCGTGGAGACGGCGTACCTGCTCATCTACGGCGAGTTGCCGACGCGCGATCAGCTCGCGCGATTTTCGCGTCTGTTGACCTACCACAGCATGATCCACGAGGACATGCGCCACTTCTTCGACGGGTTTCCGAGCACCGGCCACCCGATGGCGAGTTTGTCGGCCATGCTGTGTTCGCTGTCGGCCTACTACCCGGATTGCCTCGATCCGACCGGCGACCCCGACATGCACATCAGCCGCGCGCTGTCGAAGGTGCGGACGATCGCGGCGTTCGCGTACAAAAAGAGCATCGGCCAGCCGATCATGTATCCGCGCAACGAGCTGTCGTACTGCGCGAACTTTCTGCACATGATGTTCGCGGTGCCGGCCGAGCCGTACGAGCCGGACCCGGATCACGTGGCCGCGCTCAACACATTGTTGATCCTGCACGCCGACCACGAGCAGAACTGCTCGACGTCTACGGTTCGCCTGGTCGGGTCGAGCAACGCCAACCTGTACGCGTCGATCAGCGCCGGCGTCCTCGCGCTGTGGGGGCCGCTTCACGGGGGCGCCAATCAGGCGGTGATCGAAATGTTGCGCGAGCTGCACGACAGCGGGACCGACTACCGCACGTTCATGGAAGACATCAAGAGCGGGCGTGGCGGCCGGCGCCTCATGGGCTTCGGTCACCGCGTCTACAAGAGCTACGACCCGCGGGCGAAGATTCTCAAGGCGATGGCCGACCGGCTGTTGGCGCGCAAGGGCATCAACGACCCGCTGCTGGACGTGGCGCAGGGGATCGAGCAGGTGGCGCTCGAGGACGACTACTTCATCGAGCGCAAGCTGTACCCGAACGTCGACTTCTACAGCGGCATTCTGTACCGGGCGCTCGGGATCCCGGAGAGCATGTTCACGGTGATGTTCGCCATCGGCCGGCTGCCGGGCTGGATCGCGCAGTGGAAGGAGATGATGGACGATCCCAAGCGCAAGATCGGCCGGCCGCGCCAGCTGTACATCGGGCCGACGAAGCGGTCGTACGTGCCGATCGATCAGCGCGGCTGA